In a single window of the Mucilaginibacter defluvii genome:
- a CDS encoding SusC/RagA family TonB-linked outer membrane protein — protein sequence MRILRLFYTVLIVCVICSTKVYSQQKKVVTVSGTVIDKTANIELPGVTVAADGKGLIQTDGKGRFTVNVAENATLSFSFMGYATQTVKATANSKNIVINMSEDKKALSEVIIVAYQKRAKETTTGAAVNISGKDIQDIPVANFESLLQGKVAGLNVQNNTGAPGFRGSVQVRGLSTLSVQGSGNESFLQPTSPLYIIDGVPLDADKASEFGFQTQGPGVSPLSLIPVEDIENIQVMKDAQATSMYGSRGAYGVIIITTKRGNSKVPRVRYTTNFFVQTPPKLRETLGGNAERQSKIQQILSNARTEQQLRDLGLTPFLADSLNAYWNNSTDWQSVFYATTYNQSHNLALDGGDQRFNYKANVGYFSQKGVIKNTGFDRYNLNMNMEFKPNDKFRFFGSLFGSVGNQAKGDGVGLLQSGVAANGQASTLLPPPSFYLSSNAVTSALRTQNSNSSRNLRTNVDGRYEFIPGLALSSSISYDYTSDAEATFTPAAANSQYAKVYDFEGRNYTLYNRNAITYSKTFGKDHNLFVNTFNEIYKQGAQSGIIRQERTPNDQLQGPVGYDAYYSRGGGVLSNYRNATIASFAGSVTYDYQKKYVAEFSYRLDGTSSNGLENPYSKNPAVGLRWNFNKENFLSDLSWLSFGSLRLTWGQNIVPSGTLQSIYGVYNLNGNFNNNPTIGINNDFIPNPALKPTTTTQYNFGFDLGLFRERLTVVFDTYYKHVDNLLFDRNLANMTGFGRLASNDVGIANYGYELMVTARAVDTKDFKLTVSVNGAINRDMLLKLPIEYNGQYIRFDNSGYRQHIVYRVGKNTLSNYLRINEGVYAYDADVPVDPVTGKRYQTNGTFFEGGDPRFKDVNGDYILNDDDYEITGNSQPLLTGGISTNIVYKNWGLNVYGSFTANRTILNNALSDRMAIMRDPFSLLAVVPLTNMNIWRNPGDVTRYPNPYDFARFNQIQPLRPDQTLWAEEGTYFKINNLTLSYMFNRNAIRRFGFNNLRVFLSTDNLATFSRYTGPNPENVTSLGRDISNGYPVARTYNLGLNLELNTGK from the coding sequence ATGAGAATACTTAGACTATTTTATACAGTGCTTATTGTTTGCGTAATATGCAGCACAAAAGTTTATTCGCAACAAAAAAAGGTAGTAACGGTAAGTGGTACCGTTATTGATAAAACGGCAAATATTGAGTTACCCGGCGTAACCGTGGCTGCTGACGGCAAAGGTTTAATACAAACTGACGGCAAAGGCCGGTTTACTGTAAATGTTGCCGAGAATGCTACGCTTTCATTTTCATTTATGGGTTATGCAACCCAAACGGTGAAAGCAACTGCCAACTCAAAAAATATCGTTATTAACATGAGCGAAGATAAAAAAGCCCTCAGCGAGGTAATTATCGTAGCTTATCAAAAACGTGCTAAAGAAACTACAACCGGTGCCGCGGTAAACATCTCGGGTAAAGACATACAGGATATACCTGTTGCCAACTTTGAAAGCTTGTTACAAGGTAAGGTTGCCGGTTTGAACGTACAGAATAACACCGGTGCTCCGGGTTTCCGCGGTTCAGTTCAGGTGCGTGGTCTGTCAACGTTAAGCGTTCAGGGCAGCGGTAACGAGTCGTTCCTGCAGCCTACATCTCCGCTTTATATTATTGATGGGGTACCGTTGGATGCTGATAAGGCCTCAGAATTTGGTTTTCAGACGCAAGGCCCGGGCGTAAGTCCGCTGTCATTAATTCCTGTTGAAGATATTGAGAACATTCAGGTAATGAAAGATGCGCAGGCTACGTCAATGTACGGTTCGCGCGGTGCTTATGGTGTAATCATTATCACTACCAAGCGTGGTAACTCTAAAGTTCCGCGCGTTAGGTACACCACAAACTTTTTCGTGCAAACGCCGCCAAAGCTGCGCGAAACATTGGGCGGTAACGCTGAACGTCAATCTAAAATACAGCAAATATTGTCAAATGCCCGTACTGAGCAGCAACTGCGTGATTTAGGATTGACCCCTTTTCTGGCCGACAGTTTGAACGCTTATTGGAATAACTCGACAGACTGGCAATCGGTATTTTATGCTACTACTTACAACCAAAGCCATAACCTTGCGCTTGACGGTGGCGACCAACGCTTTAACTACAAAGCCAACGTAGGTTACTTCTCGCAAAAAGGTGTAATTAAAAATACCGGTTTTGACAGGTATAACCTGAACATGAACATGGAATTTAAACCGAACGATAAGTTTCGTTTCTTTGGCTCGCTATTTGGTTCGGTAGGTAACCAGGCAAAGGGTGATGGTGTGGGCTTGTTACAATCAGGCGTGGCAGCCAACGGCCAGGCATCAACATTGCTGCCGCCGCCGTCTTTCTACCTGTCATCAAACGCGGTTACTTCGGCACTACGTACACAAAACAGCAACAGCTCCCGAAACCTGCGTACCAATGTTGACGGTAGGTATGAATTCATCCCGGGCCTGGCATTATCATCAAGTATAAGCTATGATTATACGTCAGATGCTGAGGCTACTTTTACGCCGGCGGCTGCCAACTCGCAATACGCCAAGGTTTATGATTTTGAGGGCCGTAACTATACGCTTTATAACCGTAACGCCATCACCTATTCTAAAACCTTCGGTAAAGATCATAACCTGTTTGTAAATACCTTTAACGAGATCTACAAGCAAGGCGCGCAAAGCGGTATCATCCGCCAGGAGCGTACCCCTAACGATCAGCTACAGGGCCCGGTAGGTTATGATGCTTACTATTCGCGTGGTGGTGGTGTATTATCAAACTATCGTAACGCTACAATCGCGTCATTTGCCGGTTCGGTAACTTACGATTATCAAAAGAAATATGTAGCCGAGTTTTCTTATCGCCTGGATGGTACCTCATCTAACGGTTTGGAAAACCCTTATTCAAAAAACCCGGCAGTTGGTTTAAGATGGAACTTTAACAAAGAGAACTTTCTGAGCGATCTGTCATGGTTAAGTTTTGGTAGCTTACGTTTAACCTGGGGACAGAACATTGTACCGAGCGGTACGCTGCAAAGCATCTACGGTGTTTACAACCTTAACGGTAACTTCAACAATAACCCAACAATCGGTATAAATAATGATTTTATACCAAACCCTGCGCTTAAACCTACTACAACCACGCAGTATAACTTTGGTTTTGATTTAGGCTTGTTCCGTGAGAGGCTTACCGTGGTGTTTGATACTTATTATAAACACGTTGATAACCTGCTATTTGACCGTAATCTGGCCAACATGACGGGCTTTGGCCGCCTGGCCAGCAACGATGTGGGTATTGCCAACTATGGTTATGAGTTGATGGTAACCGCAAGGGCTGTTGATACGAAAGACTTTAAATTGACGGTATCTGTAAACGGCGCCATTAACCGCGATATGCTGCTTAAGCTTCCAATTGAATATAATGGGCAATACATCCGTTTTGATAACAGCGGTTACAGGCAGCACATTGTTTACCGAGTAGGTAAAAACACACTTTCAAATTACCTGCGTATAAACGAGGGTGTATACGCTTATGATGCCGACGTACCTGTTGACCCAGTTACAGGTAAGCGCTATCAAACCAACGGAACCTTCTTTGAAGGTGGCGACCCTAGGTTTAAGGATGTTAACGGCGATTACATTTTAAATGATGACGATTACGAAATTACCGGTAACTCGCAACCATTGCTTACCGGTGGTATTTCAACTAACATCGTATACAAAAACTGGGGGCTTAACGTGTACGGATCATTCACCGCTAACAGAACCATATTGAACAACGCCCTGTCTGACCGTATGGCCATCATGCGCGATCCGTTCTCACTGCTGGCCGTGGTGCCGTTAACAAACATGAACATCTGGCGTAACCCGGGGGATGTTACCAGGTATCCCAACCCGTATGATTTTGCCCGCTTTAACCAGATACAACCATTGCGCCCCGATCAAACTTTATGGGCGGAAGAAGGCACCTACTTTAAAATCAATAACCTGACCCTGTCATACATGTTTAACCGCAACGCGATCCGGAGATTTGGCTTCAACAACCTCAGGGTGTTCCTGTCAACTGATAACCTGGCGACCTTTTCAAGGTATACAGGCCCTAACCCGGAAAACGTAACATCGTTAGGCCGCGATATATCAAACGGTTATCCGGTAGCGCGTACATACAACTTAGGATTAAACCTTGAGCTTAACACAGGTAAATAA
- a CDS encoding RagB/SusD family nutrient uptake outer membrane protein, giving the protein MKKIITSVLIIAGSFCLPSCKKFLNIQPIDKLTGNNFYQSKEDVVANIYDMSRRFFGKVNETHFVGATGEYRSGEVMHEPQADVGPSREYVEVLGRNDLLELLRGGKPWDFYNFGAITDWTGYYQVIQSANILIEKLNEGIPGVSANEANQFKSEAAFIRALSYFFMVRLYGDVAYYTDAFHSEPLPRENMVSVLNKCIADLKAYKDFLPWAYSDPALKGVRASRGSIIALLMNMNMWNAGFDRANANKYYTETATLGRELVASNAYRLLPIEQWSTVIKGRSDESLFEFYRSINYGDQNRDVAPFGDMFLHYPYKRPEYTHRVSFAYFRAEYMQKLYPSNADKRAEAWFDEDIFADNGKFMMLKFAANSFASGEENANPDNTFLIFRYAGEILLCAEALAELNEDNEAIAMLNRVRQRAEAPLYNGGGGQELKDFIFLERSRELMGEGHHYFDLVRTRRILSSQWSYNVLTLDKYNRGAWTWPISSNALINNPFMTLNTYWVNGGN; this is encoded by the coding sequence ATGAAAAAGATTATTACATCAGTTTTGATAATAGCAGGAAGTTTCTGTTTGCCTTCCTGCAAAAAATTCCTGAACATACAGCCCATCGATAAGCTGACAGGTAACAACTTTTACCAATCAAAAGAGGACGTTGTAGCCAACATTTACGACATGTCTCGCCGTTTTTTTGGTAAAGTGAACGAAACGCATTTTGTAGGCGCGACCGGAGAATACCGCTCAGGCGAGGTGATGCATGAACCACAGGCTGACGTTGGCCCTTCGAGGGAATATGTGGAAGTACTTGGCCGTAATGATTTATTGGAATTGTTGCGTGGCGGCAAACCGTGGGACTTCTACAATTTTGGCGCAATTACCGATTGGACAGGTTATTACCAAGTGATACAAAGCGCTAATATTTTGATAGAAAAACTTAATGAAGGCATACCGGGTGTAAGCGCTAATGAGGCAAATCAGTTTAAATCCGAAGCTGCCTTCATTCGCGCACTATCATACTTTTTTATGGTGCGATTGTATGGTGATGTAGCCTATTATACTGATGCGTTTCACTCAGAGCCATTACCCCGTGAGAACATGGTGTCGGTTTTAAATAAATGTATTGCTGATTTAAAAGCTTATAAAGACTTTTTACCATGGGCATACAGTGATCCGGCTTTAAAAGGCGTTCGTGCAAGCAGGGGTAGCATTATAGCCTTGCTGATGAACATGAATATGTGGAATGCGGGCTTTGATCGTGCAAACGCAAACAAGTATTATACAGAAACCGCTACGCTTGGCCGTGAACTGGTGGCCAGCAACGCTTACAGGCTATTACCTATTGAACAATGGTCAACTGTAATAAAGGGCCGCTCTGACGAGAGCTTGTTTGAATTTTACCGCAGTATAAACTACGGCGATCAAAATAGGGACGTGGCACCTTTTGGTGATATGTTTTTGCATTATCCTTACAAACGCCCTGAATATACACACCGCGTAAGCTTCGCTTATTTTCGTGCGGAGTATATGCAAAAGCTTTATCCGAGCAATGCTGATAAAAGGGCAGAAGCGTGGTTTGATGAGGATATTTTTGCCGACAATGGTAAATTTATGATGTTGAAATTCGCTGCCAATTCATTTGCCAGCGGCGAAGAGAATGCTAACCCCGATAATACCTTCTTGATTTTCAGGTACGCCGGCGAAATTTTGCTTTGCGCTGAAGCGTTGGCGGAATTAAACGAGGATAACGAAGCTATTGCTATGTTGAACCGTGTGAGGCAAAGAGCAGAGGCTCCGCTTTACAATGGCGGCGGTGGCCAGGAGCTTAAGGATTTTATCTTTTTAGAACGCTCACGTGAGTTAATGGGCGAAGGTCATCATTATTTTGATTTGGTGCGCACTCGCCGTATACTTAGCAGCCAGTGGTCATACAACGTGCTTACGCTCGATAAATACAATCGTGGTGCCTGGACCTGGCCAATAAGCAGCAACGCGCTGATCAATAATCCATTCATGACCTTGAACACCTATTGGGTAAATGGCGGTAACTAA
- a CDS encoding DUF5008 domain-containing protein: MKRKIYIIILLAVMAVAQACRKEKVVLTDPYADGKEVLGINLNRDAVPVPAAGSPGTEVTFKVTGLMKYKDQARFLFNGEEAEIMSITDSEIKVKVPESGSTGITSIVIDDQLVLGPEFKVNGLVNIDPSFRATNGTNGPVNDVFPLADGRNLVIGSFTNYDNKGIIIPINRIARISGDGEYDRSFRTGRAANGSLSGIIEFNNRFYISGGFSGYNQRTENISNITALTSTGAIDTIGIRVFKRGNKTNDTLKWFPRFNGGTNSYIDKVYKHQNKILAVGGFRYYVRRTYGQPNYDFSRDTVILDSTEIRQVLRFNLDGTLDSNFRFNKQTRKGNVSANGPVNSYMHTEGANAEKLVLFGRFSTFDGKTAGNIVRLNVDGTIDETFQSGVGADNSISSLTYNNVTKKYLISGVFRNYNGKPAFGLALLNEDGSLDQSFQGKSFDNFISFCRQLNDGLIVISGGFKKYDNITRNGFAILTPTGALASGYNATGPFAGSLNNVIETQSADGKRALLLIGWFNKFDNEDRYNIIRVTLE, translated from the coding sequence ATGAAAAGAAAGATATACATAATTATACTTTTAGCAGTAATGGCTGTTGCGCAGGCTTGCCGTAAGGAAAAGGTAGTACTTACTGACCCCTATGCTGATGGTAAAGAAGTGCTCGGCATCAACCTTAACCGCGATGCGGTACCTGTGCCGGCCGCCGGCAGCCCTGGCACTGAGGTTACGTTTAAGGTAACCGGCCTGATGAAATATAAAGACCAGGCGCGTTTTTTATTTAACGGCGAGGAAGCCGAGATCATGTCAATTACCGATTCGGAGATAAAAGTTAAAGTTCCGGAATCGGGCAGTACAGGCATAACCTCTATAGTAATTGATGACCAGTTGGTTTTGGGCCCCGAATTTAAGGTTAACGGCTTAGTAAACATTGACCCGTCATTCCGTGCAACAAATGGCACAAATGGGCCGGTTAACGATGTATTCCCGCTTGCAGATGGCCGTAACCTGGTTATTGGCTCATTTACCAATTACGATAACAAAGGTATCATCATACCGATAAACCGAATAGCGCGCATTTCAGGCGATGGTGAATATGACCGTAGTTTCCGTACCGGCAGGGCTGCAAACGGTTCGCTATCAGGTATTATCGAGTTTAACAACAGGTTTTATATTTCAGGTGGTTTCAGTGGCTATAATCAGCGAACTGAAAATATCAGCAACATAACTGCCCTTACGAGTACCGGCGCGATAGATACAATTGGTATCAGGGTGTTTAAGAGAGGAAACAAAACTAACGATACATTAAAGTGGTTTCCGAGATTTAATGGGGGGACTAATAGTTACATAGATAAAGTCTATAAACATCAAAATAAGATTTTAGCGGTAGGCGGTTTCAGATACTATGTACGCCGTACTTACGGTCAACCAAACTATGATTTTTCTCGTGATACGGTAATTTTGGATAGTACAGAGATCCGCCAGGTACTTCGCTTTAACCTGGATGGTACGCTTGATTCAAATTTCCGTTTCAATAAGCAAACCCGTAAAGGTAACGTTTCGGCTAATGGTCCGGTAAACTCTTACATGCACACCGAAGGCGCTAACGCCGAAAAATTGGTGCTGTTTGGCCGCTTCAGCACGTTTGATGGGAAAACCGCGGGCAACATCGTTCGCCTCAACGTAGATGGAACCATTGACGAAACTTTCCAGTCAGGCGTAGGCGCGGATAATTCCATATCATCTTTAACTTACAACAATGTCACAAAAAAATACCTCATAAGCGGGGTGTTTAGAAACTACAATGGCAAACCGGCATTTGGTTTGGCTTTATTAAATGAGGATGGCTCGTTAGATCAGTCATTCCAGGGAAAATCGTTTGATAATTTTATAAGTTTCTGCAGGCAGTTAAATGATGGATTGATCGTTATTTCCGGCGGCTTTAAAAAGTATGATAACATTACCCGAAACGGTTTCGCCATACTTACGCCGACAGGTGCGTTAGCGAGTGGATATAATGCCACCGGTCCGTTTGCAGGTAGCCTTAATAATGTGATAGAAACACAGTCGGCCGATGGCAAACGTGCACTGTTGCTTATAGGCTGGTTCAATAAATTTGATAATGAGGACCGTTACAATATAATCAGAGTAACATTAGAGTAA
- a CDS encoding alkaline phosphatase family protein, whose amino-acid sequence MMKLKTTKAVAWLFICALLTAAIVSCNKDFTRVLPDKEYTDSVDVFYGKRKVLYIITDGARGASVNAANVPNIKSLLPKSIYSWVALNDPNSKNDARNWADMLTGVKSDDHGVTSNTFEGNNLERYKVMFERIKEVTPSIKIASFSASALFKEKLTAGTDISEAYATDAEVKTAVVNNLQSDTATFVVAHFNDIDQAGAQYGYDNSFPQYKAAIETFDGYVGEILNAVKARENYANEDWMIVIASSGGGEFTIPQNQNDNTVFSNTSANTFTIYSALKYNPRIISKPFTGNRYLGRTVRMQNEAVRAEIDTADIFNLGGDTSKFTIELKVKKNGERFNWPSILGKRREWSSGHPSVGWVIYLEEKYWYFELRGAKEVNGNYRQCRGRDLEPNQWKTLSVKSEIRGGRRYIRTYTNGQFDNEIDITDAGDLDNNDKLKLGYLNGTGHGSPDVYLSDIRFFKTTLPDATIQNYACETTIDEGHPYYSFLVGYWPGTDGQGNLIRDFGPQARDFKLIGNYKWEDFNDLICPPSAETLAQFVPQTTDIPSQVFNWFRIASRQSWDLSGRVWLDQ is encoded by the coding sequence ATGATGAAATTGAAAACAACAAAAGCAGTGGCATGGCTGTTCATCTGCGCTTTGTTAACTGCGGCTATCGTATCCTGTAATAAGGATTTTACCCGTGTGCTGCCGGATAAGGAGTATACAGATTCGGTGGATGTATTTTACGGCAAGCGCAAGGTTTTATACATAATTACCGATGGCGCGCGTGGCGCTTCGGTAAATGCGGCTAATGTGCCAAACATTAAATCATTACTGCCAAAATCAATATACAGCTGGGTAGCGCTCAATGATCCAAACTCAAAGAATGATGCACGTAACTGGGCCGATATGCTTACAGGCGTTAAAAGTGACGATCACGGTGTAACAAGCAATACCTTTGAAGGTAATAACCTGGAGCGTTATAAAGTAATGTTTGAGCGTATTAAAGAGGTTACGCCTTCAATTAAAATTGCTTCGTTTTCGGCATCCGCTTTATTTAAAGAAAAGCTTACAGCCGGTACGGATATCAGCGAAGCTTATGCTACCGATGCTGAGGTTAAAACCGCTGTAGTAAATAATTTACAAAGCGATACGGCGACATTCGTGGTAGCACACTTTAATGACATTGACCAAGCAGGCGCACAATACGGTTACGATAACTCTTTCCCGCAGTACAAAGCCGCTATTGAAACATTTGATGGTTATGTGGGCGAAATTTTAAACGCTGTTAAAGCGCGAGAAAATTATGCTAATGAAGATTGGATGATCGTTATCGCGTCAAGCGGTGGCGGTGAATTTACCATTCCTCAAAACCAGAATGATAATACGGTTTTTAGCAACACCTCAGCAAATACATTTACTATTTACAGCGCTTTAAAATACAACCCGCGTATTATAAGTAAGCCGTTTACCGGCAACCGTTACCTGGGCCGCACCGTACGTATGCAAAACGAAGCGGTAAGAGCCGAGATTGACACTGCTGATATATTTAACCTGGGTGGTGATACCTCTAAGTTTACCATCGAGCTTAAGGTGAAAAAGAACGGTGAGCGCTTTAACTGGCCAAGCATATTAGGTAAACGCCGCGAATGGTCAAGCGGGCACCCATCAGTAGGCTGGGTAATTTACCTGGAAGAAAAATACTGGTATTTTGAGTTACGTGGCGCTAAAGAGGTAAATGGCAACTACAGGCAATGCCGCGGCCGCGATCTGGAGCCAAATCAATGGAAAACATTATCGGTAAAGAGTGAAATACGTGGGGGCCGCCGATACATACGCACCTATACCAACGGGCAGTTTGATAACGAAATTGATATAACTGATGCCGGTGATCTGGATAACAACGATAAGCTGAAACTGGGTTATCTGAATGGTACCGGACACGGATCTCCGGATGTTTACCTGAGTGATATCCGTTTCTTTAAAACCACTCTGCCTGATGCCACTATACAAAATTATGCTTGCGAAACAACTATCGATGAGGGACATCCGTATTATAGCTTTTTAGTAGGCTACTGGCCGGGTACCGACGGACAAGGAAACCTCATCAGGGATTTTGGCCCTCAGGCGCGCGACTTTAAGTTGATAGGTAATTATAAATGGGAAGATTTTAATGATTTGATATGCCCGCCATCAGCAGAAACTTTGGCACAGTTTGTTCCGCAAACCACAGATATTCCATCACAGGTATTTAACTGGTTTAGGATAGCAAGCCGCCAAAGCTGGGATTTAAGCGGACGTGTTTGGTTAGATCAATAA
- a CDS encoding PA14 domain-containing protein, which translates to MRKVIYSLTALCLAGIIIASCSKNKLDNVDPIDDEQRSVSGEGIIASGVVADNESVRVPFKITLDAPAKKAFQVGITLNTDTITKLISNGTLTNTVALPSGSVDYPNVINVPYGATSAVGEAVVRLNVLEKNFGKDVAFAFKLAEPGKGNQISAKNSNIMVIMDSDALIKESDIHYISIQNGAGILDVDFNKNYNKSWPGGITVPIAINLAGKPAGAFNVKIELDTDTLAKLIANKVLPANTIALKPDEFTLDTNIRIVTGASGAVARLQIGWPTFDANIIANKRFGFVLKITDPTKHLLDPVKNYVIVLVQPEVNLDNNSYITGNGTGLKAEYFSDYQFLDQDGRKPTLVRIEENINWTGDGPWQNATPGISRDNFSTRWTGEFLAPVRGEYKFYQTEWDDGSRLYVDGKALVNDFTDRWDVPERVGTIFLERGKRYKIEAHHRENVGGQRAILAYEVKNATEPKNVIISKRVIPMSQLFPAPLN; encoded by the coding sequence ATGAGAAAAGTTATATACAGCCTGACGGCTTTATGCCTTGCAGGAATTATTATTGCATCGTGTAGTAAAAATAAGCTGGATAACGTTGATCCGATTGATGACGAGCAGCGCAGCGTTTCAGGTGAGGGGATTATCGCAAGCGGCGTTGTTGCCGATAATGAATCCGTGCGCGTACCTTTTAAAATAACCCTGGACGCACCGGCGAAGAAGGCATTCCAGGTGGGTATTACGTTAAACACGGATACCATCACCAAACTGATCAGCAACGGTACGTTAACCAATACCGTGGCTTTGCCAAGCGGATCAGTTGATTATCCGAACGTAATTAATGTACCATACGGGGCTACAAGCGCAGTAGGCGAGGCAGTAGTACGTTTAAATGTACTCGAGAAAAATTTTGGTAAAGATGTAGCTTTCGCTTTTAAACTTGCCGAACCGGGCAAGGGCAACCAGATAAGCGCCAAAAACTCAAACATTATGGTAATAATGGATAGCGATGCCCTGATAAAGGAAAGCGACATTCATTATATTTCCATACAAAACGGCGCAGGCATACTTGATGTCGACTTTAATAAAAACTACAACAAATCTTGGCCGGGTGGCATAACCGTTCCTATTGCTATTAATTTAGCCGGTAAACCTGCCGGGGCGTTTAATGTGAAAATTGAACTTGATACGGATACGCTGGCAAAATTAATAGCCAACAAGGTACTGCCGGCAAATACTATTGCGCTAAAACCTGATGAGTTTACGCTTGACACCAATATTCGTATTGTTACAGGGGCGAGCGGAGCAGTTGCGCGTCTTCAAATAGGCTGGCCTACGTTTGATGCAAATATTATTGCAAACAAACGCTTTGGATTTGTACTTAAAATTACCGATCCTACCAAACACTTGCTTGATCCGGTAAAGAACTACGTGATAGTGTTAGTGCAACCGGAAGTGAATCTGGATAACAACTCCTATATTACCGGTAACGGAACAGGGCTTAAGGCCGAATATTTTAGTGATTACCAATTTTTAGATCAGGATGGCCGTAAGCCGACACTGGTAAGAATTGAGGAAAATATTAACTGGACAGGTGATGGCCCTTGGCAAAATGCTACACCTGGTATAAGCCGCGATAATTTTTCAACACGTTGGACCGGTGAATTCCTGGCTCCCGTACGTGGCGAGTACAAATTCTATCAAACCGAATGGGATGACGGATCACGTTTGTATGTTGATGGTAAAGCACTGGTTAACGACTTTACCGATAGGTGGGATGTGCCTGAACGTGTCGGAACTATATTTCTTGAACGTGGTAAACGTTACAAAATTGAGGCACATCACAGAGAAAACGTTGGCGGGCAACGAGCTATACTTGCTTACGAGGTAAAAAATGCAACTGAGCCTAAAAACGTTATAATTAGCAAGCGCGTAATACCAATGAGCCAGTTATTCCCGGCTCCGTTAAATTAA
- a CDS encoding PKD domain-containing protein, translated as MKAFYRISSAIVLVAMLSVGCKKEKAETKPEPELPRPVADFSVEVPDTLEYNKFKFTSNSTDFESLLWQFGDDSTSTDPNPMHKYEFDDNYKVNLTVRNKQGFTSSREIILRVADPNFDPTKIGPSYFKTIGGTLWVSRDNGGGPDGGEGSKKVVDDNPNSKFLQSGFAGDLVIKFTLDSAVVAGGYTLVSGNDAPDRNPRNWEVQGSEDDVKWITLESAAASNNPNSVNYKWFFTAPNQRKFWHFKRNNTAYKYYRLRVKSNWGSRDFQLSEWSINKKQPD; from the coding sequence ATGAAAGCATTTTATAGAATTTCATCAGCCATTGTACTGGTAGCTATGCTGTCCGTCGGCTGTAAAAAAGAGAAAGCGGAAACAAAACCCGAACCGGAGTTGCCGCGTCCAGTCGCTGATTTCAGTGTAGAGGTGCCTGATACGCTCGAGTACAATAAATTTAAATTTACCAGCAACTCTACTGATTTTGAAAGCTTGCTTTGGCAATTTGGAGATGATAGCACATCAACAGACCCAAATCCAATGCATAAGTATGAGTTTGACGATAACTACAAGGTAAACCTTACAGTACGTAACAAGCAGGGTTTTACATCGAGCCGTGAAATTATCTTGCGGGTGGCCGACCCTAATTTTGATCCGACAAAGATAGGCCCAAGTTATTTTAAAACTATTGGTGGTACGTTATGGGTATCACGCGATAATGGTGGCGGTCCGGATGGCGGCGAAGGTTCAAAAAAAGTTGTTGACGATAATCCTAATAGTAAATTTTTACAATCCGGTTTTGCTGGTGACCTGGTAATTAAGTTCACGCTCGACAGTGCGGTTGTTGCCGGTGGCTATACTTTAGTCTCGGGTAATGACGCGCCAGACCGCAATCCAAGAAACTGGGAGGTTCAGGGTTCAGAAGATGATGTTAAATGGATTACATTGGAATCAGCAGCTGCCTCAAATAACCCGAATTCTGTTAATTACAAATGGTTTTTCACTGCTCCAAACCAACGTAAGTTTTGGCATTTTAAGAGGAATAATACAGCTTACAAATACTATAGGTTAAGAGTAAAATCAAACTGGGGTAGCCGCGATTTTCAATTGTCAGAGTGGTCTATCAACAAAAAACAACCGGATTGA